From a single Cupriavidus taiwanensis LMG 19424 genomic region:
- the ssuE gene encoding NADPH-dependent FMN reductase has product MSILTLSGSPSAQSRSGLVLAHLRTALEAAGERTRHLDLRDLPAGPLLAARTDDPAIDGATRAVAEAQVVVLATPVYKAAYSGLLKAFLDLLPQTGLRDKIVLPIATGGSLAHALAIDYALRPVLAALGSRQILPGIFAVDQQIEPVEAAGARHARFDAALSARLDEGVLRVRDALAHARIEVPLDVVPGAYARRAAAIAAAERCSA; this is encoded by the coding sequence ATGTCCATCCTGACGCTCTCCGGCAGCCCGTCGGCCCAGTCCCGCTCCGGCCTCGTGCTGGCGCACCTGCGCACGGCGCTCGAGGCTGCCGGCGAACGCACCCGCCACCTCGACCTGCGCGATCTTCCCGCCGGGCCGCTGCTGGCCGCGCGCACGGACGACCCGGCCATCGATGGCGCCACGCGTGCCGTGGCGGAGGCACAGGTGGTGGTACTGGCCACGCCGGTGTACAAGGCCGCCTACAGCGGCCTGCTCAAGGCCTTCCTGGACCTGCTGCCGCAGACCGGCCTGCGCGACAAGATCGTGCTGCCGATCGCCACCGGCGGCAGCCTGGCGCATGCGCTGGCGATCGACTACGCGCTGCGGCCGGTGCTGGCCGCGCTCGGCTCGCGCCAGATCCTTCCCGGCATCTTTGCGGTGGACCAGCAGATCGAGCCGGTCGAGGCCGCCGGCGCGCGCCACGCGCGCTTCGATGCCGCGCTGAGCGCGCGGCTGGATGAAGGCGTGCTGCGCGTGCGCGACGCGCTGGCGCACGCGCGTATCGAGGTGCCGCTCGACGTGGTGCCCGGCGCCTATGCCCGACGCGCCGCCGCGATCGCGGCGGCCGAGCGATGTTCCGCCTGA
- a CDS encoding PLP-dependent transferase, protein MNSSMTQAVRVAQFQDLSESFCEPIALTSAYVFESAADAATRFSGASYGNVYSRFTNPTVRAFERRLAALEGAEDAVAFSSGMAAIAAIAHARLRSGVNVVCSRDVFGTTLAAFRCYFAKFGVEVRAVDLTDLPQWYGAIDDRTSLAFLETPSNPLQQVADIRVVAGLVHAHGGLLAVDNTMLTPILQQPLLFGADLVVHSAGKYIDGQGRCVAGVVAGSHVLMEEMRAVTRTLGPTLSAMNAWLLLKGLETLELRVGAIARSTRKLANWLKNRRDVGAVYYSGFQFHHQRSLAEPQQCGAGGVLSFEVGDSRQSAWAFIDALRLISIATNIGDTRSMVTHPATTTHGRLTPEERSRAGIRESLVRLSVGLESVDDLQADIEQALCVLESSPTSFGQA, encoded by the coding sequence ATGAATAGTTCCATGACACAGGCGGTAAGAGTCGCTCAGTTTCAGGATCTCTCCGAATCCTTCTGCGAGCCGATTGCGTTGACGTCCGCATATGTGTTCGAATCGGCAGCAGACGCGGCAACGCGATTCAGCGGCGCATCTTACGGCAACGTGTATTCCCGTTTCACCAATCCGACCGTCCGTGCATTTGAGCGACGTCTCGCGGCATTGGAAGGGGCTGAAGACGCAGTGGCGTTCTCATCAGGGATGGCGGCGATCGCCGCCATCGCTCATGCGAGACTCCGGTCCGGAGTGAATGTAGTTTGTTCACGAGATGTGTTTGGCACAACGCTGGCGGCCTTTCGGTGCTACTTCGCAAAATTCGGCGTCGAGGTTCGCGCCGTCGATTTGACGGATCTGCCGCAATGGTATGGCGCGATCGACGACAGAACCAGTCTTGCGTTCCTGGAGACGCCGTCCAATCCACTGCAGCAGGTTGCGGACATCCGGGTGGTTGCAGGCCTTGTTCACGCGCACGGCGGCTTGCTGGCTGTTGACAATACGATGCTCACGCCGATTTTGCAGCAGCCTCTACTCTTTGGCGCTGATCTGGTCGTTCATTCCGCCGGAAAGTACATCGACGGGCAAGGTCGTTGTGTTGCGGGTGTTGTGGCCGGCTCCCATGTTCTGATGGAGGAAATGCGGGCTGTGACTAGGACACTTGGGCCAACGCTGAGCGCCATGAATGCATGGCTATTGTTGAAAGGTCTTGAGACGCTCGAGCTTCGTGTTGGGGCGATTGCACGGAGCACGCGGAAGCTTGCAAACTGGTTGAAAAACCGGCGCGATGTCGGGGCTGTGTACTACAGTGGCTTCCAGTTCCATCACCAGCGCAGCCTGGCCGAGCCTCAACAGTGCGGCGCAGGTGGTGTCCTGAGTTTTGAGGTCGGCGACTCGCGCCAGAGCGCCTGGGCTTTTATCGACGCGCTTCGCTTGATCTCGATCGCGACCAATATTGGCGACACGCGCTCTATGGTGACTCATCCCGCAACAACAACGCATGGAAGGCTGACACCAGAGGAACGAAGCCGAGCGGGAATCCGTGAGAGTCTGGTACGCCTGTCGGTGGGGCTCGAGAGCGTTGATGACTTGCAGGCGGATATCGAGCAAGCGCTATGTGTCCTCGAGTCTTCTCCAACCTCGTTTGGTCAAGCTTAG
- a CDS encoding ATP-binding cassette domain-containing protein — protein sequence MQMYPVEQAALAELEAGLARREAAAAAVVPEVPGKAAAGGVALRVSQVVKRYDGRTVLHDVALDVAPGEFLAIVGRSGCGKSTLLRLVAGLEAADGGSIAIDGEAAAAGRARTADVRVMFQDARLLPWKRVLDNVALGLPRARRAEAARVLAQVGLADRAQAWPARLSGGQRQRVALARALVHHPQLLLLDEPLGALDALTRIEMQALIESLWRRLGFTALLVTHDVAEAVALADRIVLIEDGRIAMDTRVALARPRERGAAGFAQLEAEVLQRVMRPSPPAPGQAGAQAGAPAASAPLHVSWAA from the coding sequence ATGCAGATGTATCCGGTGGAACAGGCGGCCCTGGCCGAACTCGAAGCAGGCCTGGCGCGGCGGGAGGCGGCCGCAGCGGCCGTGGTGCCCGAGGTGCCCGGCAAGGCTGCGGCGGGCGGCGTCGCGCTGCGGGTCAGCCAGGTGGTCAAGCGCTACGACGGCCGCACCGTGCTGCACGACGTGGCGCTGGACGTCGCGCCGGGCGAGTTCCTGGCCATCGTCGGGCGCAGCGGTTGCGGCAAGAGCACCTTGCTGCGGCTGGTGGCCGGGCTGGAAGCGGCCGACGGTGGCAGCATTGCCATCGATGGCGAGGCGGCCGCCGCGGGGCGCGCGCGGACGGCCGACGTGCGCGTGATGTTCCAGGATGCGCGGCTGCTGCCCTGGAAGCGCGTGCTGGACAACGTGGCGCTGGGCCTGCCGCGCGCACGCCGAGCCGAAGCCGCCCGGGTGCTGGCGCAGGTAGGCCTGGCCGACCGCGCGCAGGCCTGGCCGGCACGGTTGTCCGGCGGCCAGCGCCAGCGCGTGGCGCTGGCCCGCGCGCTGGTGCACCACCCGCAGCTGTTGCTGCTCGACGAGCCGCTGGGCGCGCTGGATGCGCTGACGCGCATCGAAATGCAGGCGCTGATCGAATCGCTGTGGCGCCGGCTGGGTTTTACCGCGCTGCTGGTCACGCACGATGTTGCCGAAGCGGTGGCGCTGGCCGACCGCATCGTGCTGATCGAGGATGGCCGCATCGCCATGGACACGCGCGTGGCGCTGGCGCGGCCGCGCGAACGCGGCGCGGCGGGCTTTGCGCAACTGGAGGCCGAGGTGCTGCAGCGGGTGATGCGGCCGTCGCCGCCAGCGCCCGGGCAAGCTGGCGCGCAGGCTGGCGCGCCCGCAGCGTCCGCGCCGCTGCATGTGAGCTGGGCTGCCTGA
- a CDS encoding sulfonate ABC transporter substrate-binding protein, whose product MTTTKLLRTASQRRRLITAALVLATGLAYALLPGRAEAQSNQIDPKVLRIGYQKYGTLTLLKARGTLEKRLAPQGISVRWTEFPAGPQLLEGLNVGAIDFGTVGEAPPIFAQAAGAQLVYVGNEPPAPVAEAIVVPRGSALRSVADLRGKRVALNKGSNVHYLLVRQLEQAGVPYSEIQPVYLPPADARAAFERGAVDAWVIWDPFLAAAEKQLGARVLADGRGADGRNVVSNHQFYLASRPYAQARPEIVSLILDELATLGTWAQQYPKEATTVLTGETGLPADVLALAVSRFSYGARPVSAEVLAEQQRIADAFYSLKLIPKPVKVAEARWAAPQQQARR is encoded by the coding sequence ATGACAACGACCAAACTGCTGCGCACGGCAAGCCAGCGCCGCCGACTCATTACCGCCGCGCTGGTGCTTGCCACTGGCCTGGCCTACGCGCTGCTGCCCGGCCGCGCCGAGGCACAGTCGAACCAGATCGATCCCAAGGTGCTGCGCATCGGCTACCAGAAGTACGGCACGCTGACGCTGCTGAAGGCACGCGGCACGCTGGAGAAGCGCCTCGCGCCGCAAGGCATCAGCGTCCGGTGGACCGAGTTTCCGGCGGGGCCGCAACTGCTTGAAGGGCTCAATGTCGGCGCCATCGACTTCGGCACCGTGGGCGAGGCGCCGCCGATCTTTGCTCAGGCCGCCGGTGCGCAACTGGTCTATGTCGGCAACGAGCCGCCGGCACCGGTGGCCGAGGCCATCGTCGTGCCCAGGGGCTCGGCGCTGCGCTCGGTGGCCGACCTGCGCGGCAAGCGCGTGGCGCTGAACAAGGGCTCCAACGTGCATTACCTGCTGGTGCGCCAGCTGGAGCAGGCCGGCGTCCCTTACAGCGAGATCCAGCCGGTCTACCTGCCGCCGGCCGATGCGCGAGCCGCCTTCGAGCGCGGCGCGGTCGATGCGTGGGTGATCTGGGATCCGTTCCTCGCGGCCGCCGAGAAGCAGCTGGGCGCGCGCGTGCTGGCCGATGGCCGCGGTGCCGACGGCAGGAACGTGGTCAGCAACCACCAGTTCTACCTGGCGTCGCGCCCCTATGCCCAGGCCCGGCCAGAGATCGTCAGCCTGATCCTGGATGAATTGGCGACGCTGGGCACCTGGGCGCAACAGTACCCGAAGGAGGCCACCACGGTGCTGACCGGTGAAACCGGGCTGCCGGCCGATGTGCTCGCGCTTGCGGTTTCGCGCTTCTCGTACGGCGCGCGCCCCGTCAGTGCCGAGGTGCTGGCCGAGCAGCAGCGCATTGCCGATGCCTTTTATTCGCTGAAGCTGATTCCCAAACCGGTCAAGGTGGCAGAAGCGCGCTGGGCCGCGCCGCAGCAGCAGGCCAGGCGATAA
- a CDS encoding sulfate ABC transporter substrate-binding protein has protein sequence MIRKLAIGLAVLGALSAAQTASAANLLNVSYDPTRELYVDVNAAFAKAWKAQGGDTVSVRQSHGGSGKQARSVIDGLDADVVTLALGYDIDAIAEKGLIKPDWQKRLPHNASPYTSTIVFLVRKGNPKGIKDWGDLVKPGVQVITPNPKTSGGARWNYLAAWGYALRQPGGNDAKAREFVGELLKHVPVLDSGARGATTTFVERGLGDVLIAWENEAILAIKELGPDKFDIVAPSVSILAEPPVAVVDKVVDKKGTRKAAEAYLQFLYTDEGQEIAAKNYYRPISQKVAAKYAANFPKVKLFTIDEVFGGWQKAQKTHFADGGSFDQIYQPGKN, from the coding sequence ATGATCCGCAAACTGGCCATCGGCCTGGCTGTCCTGGGGGCACTGAGCGCGGCGCAGACCGCGAGCGCTGCGAACCTGCTGAACGTTTCCTACGATCCGACGCGCGAGCTGTATGTCGATGTCAACGCTGCCTTCGCCAAGGCCTGGAAGGCCCAGGGTGGCGATACCGTGAGCGTGCGCCAGTCGCATGGCGGCTCGGGCAAGCAGGCACGCTCGGTCATCGACGGGCTCGACGCCGACGTGGTCACGCTGGCGCTGGGCTACGACATCGACGCCATCGCCGAGAAGGGCCTGATCAAGCCGGACTGGCAGAAGCGCCTGCCGCACAACGCTTCGCCGTACACCTCGACCATCGTGTTCCTGGTGCGCAAGGGCAATCCCAAGGGCATCAAGGACTGGGGCGACCTGGTCAAGCCCGGCGTGCAGGTGATAACGCCCAACCCCAAGACCTCGGGCGGCGCACGCTGGAACTACCTGGCGGCGTGGGGCTATGCATTGCGTCAGCCGGGCGGCAACGATGCCAAGGCGCGCGAGTTCGTCGGCGAACTGCTCAAGCACGTGCCGGTGCTGGATTCGGGCGCGCGCGGCGCCACCACCACCTTTGTCGAGCGCGGGCTGGGCGATGTGCTGATCGCGTGGGAGAACGAAGCCATCCTGGCGATCAAGGAGCTGGGGCCGGACAAGTTCGACATCGTCGCGCCGTCGGTCTCGATCCTGGCGGAGCCGCCGGTGGCGGTGGTCGACAAGGTGGTCGACAAGAAGGGCACGCGCAAGGCGGCCGAGGCCTACCTGCAGTTCCTGTACACCGACGAGGGGCAGGAGATCGCGGCGAAGAACTACTACCGCCCGATCTCGCAGAAGGTCGCGGCCAAGTACGCCGCCAATTTCCCGAAGGTGAAGCTGTTCACCATCGACGAGGTGTTTGGCGGCTGGCAGAAGGCGCAGAAGACCCACTTCGCCGACGGCGGTTCGTTCGACCAGATCTACCAGCCCGGCAAGAACTAA
- a CDS encoding MFS transporter has product MDGHKSSRTIISLLIAIGFAVMFASTAIKGIYQVYFVQLAEHYGRGRAQFAWSGGLFMLATGFMSPLVGALSDRVGPLRTSAIGAFGAGAALLSVAVWHQSIVFFSLAFGVVGAFGLAAMTFVPMGILVDRLFEEKKKGLAYAVVTNGTAIGFIVLSPMWIWLQPQASWITVFAAVGVVLALPIAITLWLASRWEPSSAAAVSAEVPTKHASAWSVVRHDAVFYVLAAGFFGCGATMAFIDVHLLPHWQDQGVPRFEMAFAMSALGVLELLSGIASGMLAMRFNKHRLLALFYAMRSLAMLLLLAPWLGIVPFAILFGASYLGTVVLTSMFCFERYGSQIKGKVFGLLFLVHQLGAFLTVQLGAWSFESNRSYLHAIMALTLLTLISATCSWFGLRGSDRFPRSSDRPIRQARPNLDVKG; this is encoded by the coding sequence ATGGACGGACACAAGAGTTCCCGCACCATCATTTCGTTGCTGATCGCCATTGGCTTCGCCGTGATGTTTGCCTCCACTGCGATAAAGGGAATCTACCAGGTCTACTTTGTCCAGTTGGCGGAGCACTACGGGCGAGGACGTGCGCAGTTCGCTTGGTCGGGTGGATTGTTCATGCTGGCTACCGGGTTCATGTCCCCTCTGGTGGGGGCGCTGAGCGATCGTGTCGGGCCATTGCGTACGTCCGCCATTGGCGCGTTCGGGGCGGGTGCCGCCTTGCTGAGTGTGGCGGTCTGGCATCAGTCGATTGTGTTTTTTAGCCTGGCCTTCGGTGTCGTGGGCGCGTTCGGCCTCGCGGCAATGACTTTCGTGCCCATGGGTATTCTCGTGGATCGTCTCTTTGAAGAGAAAAAGAAGGGTCTGGCGTACGCGGTGGTGACCAATGGCACCGCGATTGGCTTCATCGTACTCTCTCCCATGTGGATATGGTTGCAGCCGCAGGCAAGCTGGATAACCGTATTTGCTGCAGTCGGCGTCGTGCTTGCGTTACCTATAGCCATTACGTTGTGGTTGGCTTCGCGATGGGAACCCTCTTCTGCCGCCGCGGTCAGCGCTGAGGTTCCCACAAAGCATGCGAGCGCTTGGTCGGTGGTGCGGCACGACGCAGTTTTTTACGTCCTTGCCGCCGGATTCTTCGGCTGTGGCGCGACGATGGCGTTCATTGATGTTCATCTACTGCCGCACTGGCAGGATCAGGGAGTGCCAAGGTTTGAGATGGCCTTTGCCATGAGCGCCCTGGGCGTGCTTGAACTGCTGAGCGGGATCGCCTCAGGAATGCTTGCCATGCGATTCAACAAGCACCGGTTGCTTGCGCTCTTCTATGCGATGCGGTCGCTGGCGATGCTCCTTCTCCTTGCGCCCTGGCTGGGCATCGTGCCGTTTGCAATACTCTTCGGCGCGAGCTATCTCGGAACGGTTGTCCTGACATCCATGTTCTGCTTCGAGCGGTATGGCAGCCAGATCAAAGGTAAAGTGTTTGGCCTGCTTTTTCTTGTTCACCAGCTCGGTGCGTTTCTGACTGTGCAGCTCGGAGCTTGGTCCTTTGAATCAAATCGCAGCTACTTGCACGCCATTATGGCGCTCACCTTGCTTACGCTAATCTCTGCCACATGCTCGTGGTTCGGCCTACGTGGTAGCGATCGATTTCCCCGCAGTTCTGACCGGCCAATACGACAGGCCAGACCGAATCTCGATGTCAAGGGCTGA
- a CDS encoding EAL domain-containing protein, translating into MPGVHEPTGAASALQRYLESLPRQPLADRQLWRDARGQVQGQFFNCSLTSAFEPLVTLADRQVVAHEGAIHTYAEDGVGLAAWKLFAMAADDHTLVSLDRLSRLLHAINYFAADGGHKLVLNVHNRLLAAVADDHGAAFRRALQSLGLPLERFVIQVPASANDDLGLLLHVVGNYRRNGFAVSLQASDPAEAGALMAHALPDWLKLDMRRTWTDRQLSGLRASAASAGVTLIGRRLQDTESIERLQAAGIGLGQGAFAGGLVSAAALRAADGRGGAAPDVATPHALSEEPV; encoded by the coding sequence ATGCCAGGCGTGCATGAACCGACGGGCGCAGCGTCTGCGCTCCAACGCTATCTCGAATCGCTGCCGCGCCAGCCGCTGGCGGACCGGCAACTGTGGCGCGATGCGCGCGGGCAGGTGCAGGGCCAATTCTTTAACTGCTCGCTGACCAGTGCGTTCGAGCCGCTGGTCACGCTGGCGGACCGGCAGGTGGTGGCGCATGAAGGCGCCATCCATACCTACGCCGAGGATGGCGTCGGCCTGGCGGCATGGAAGCTGTTCGCGATGGCCGCGGACGACCATACGCTGGTATCGCTTGACCGGCTCTCGCGCCTGCTGCATGCCATCAACTACTTTGCGGCGGACGGCGGGCACAAGCTGGTGCTGAACGTGCACAACCGGCTGCTGGCCGCCGTGGCCGACGACCACGGCGCGGCTTTCCGGCGCGCGCTGCAGTCGCTGGGGTTGCCGCTGGAGCGCTTTGTGATCCAGGTGCCGGCCAGCGCCAATGACGATCTGGGGCTGTTGCTGCATGTGGTGGGCAATTACCGGCGCAATGGCTTCGCGGTGAGCCTGCAGGCCTCGGATCCGGCCGAGGCGGGCGCGCTGATGGCGCATGCGCTGCCGGACTGGCTCAAGCTGGACATGCGCCGCACCTGGACCGACCGCCAGCTGTCCGGGCTGCGCGCCAGCGCGGCCAGCGCGGGCGTCACTCTGATCGGGCGCCGGCTGCAGGACACCGAGAGCATCGAGCGCCTGCAGGCCGCTGGCATCGGCCTGGGGCAGGGTGCCTTTGCCGGCGGGCTGGTCAGCGCGGCCGCGCTGCGCGCGGCGGATGGGCGTGGCGGCGCGGCACCTGATGTCGCGACGCCGCATGCACTGAGCGAGGAGCCGGTATGA
- the ssuC gene encoding aliphatic sulfonate ABC transporter permease SsuC, translating into MTAPLLPPPRQAPQALWRAAAPWIVPVLLIVAWQLASQNGWLSSRVLPAPLAVVQAAWELARSGELWRHVGVSTWRALLGFAIGGGLGLLLGLLTGTFRTAATLLDSTLQMVRNIPALALIPLVILWFGIDESAKLFLVSLGVFFPVYLNTYHGIRSVDAGLVEMARSYGLSGWQLYREVILPGALPGILVGVRFALGLMWVVLIVAETISAQSGIGYMTMNAREFLQTDVVLVGILLYALLGKLADWLSRGLERYWLRWHPGYAAA; encoded by the coding sequence ATGACGGCTCCGCTATTGCCCCCGCCGCGCCAGGCGCCGCAGGCATTGTGGCGCGCCGCGGCGCCGTGGATCGTGCCGGTGCTGCTGATCGTCGCGTGGCAACTGGCGTCGCAGAACGGCTGGCTGTCCAGCCGCGTGCTGCCGGCCCCGCTGGCCGTGGTGCAGGCCGCATGGGAGCTGGCGCGCTCGGGCGAACTGTGGCGGCACGTCGGTGTCAGCACCTGGCGCGCGCTGCTGGGGTTTGCCATCGGCGGCGGGCTGGGCCTGCTGCTGGGGCTGCTGACGGGCACCTTCCGCACCGCCGCCACGCTGCTCGACAGCACGCTGCAGATGGTGCGCAACATCCCGGCGCTGGCGCTGATCCCGCTGGTGATCCTGTGGTTCGGCATCGACGAGAGCGCCAAGCTGTTCCTGGTTTCGCTGGGTGTGTTTTTCCCGGTGTACCTGAACACCTACCACGGCATCCGCTCGGTCGATGCGGGGCTGGTGGAGATGGCGCGCAGCTACGGCTTGTCAGGCTGGCAGCTGTATCGCGAGGTGATCCTGCCCGGCGCGCTGCCGGGAATCCTGGTGGGCGTGCGTTTCGCGCTGGGGCTGATGTGGGTGGTGCTGATCGTGGCGGAAACCATCTCCGCGCAGTCGGGCATCGGCTACATGACCATGAATGCGCGCGAGTTCCTGCAAACCGACGTGGTGCTGGTCGGCATCCTGCTCTATGCGCTGCTGGGCAAGCTGGCCGACTGGCTGTCGCGCGGGCTGGAGCGTTACTGGCTGCGCTGGCACCCCGGCTACGCCGCGGCCTGA
- a CDS encoding ferritin-like domain-containing protein — MNDKPFLTDVKTLRERARQHIDEGAVTAGYAADRDTVLKLLNDALATELVCVLRYRRHYFMAKGPNSKSVADEFLAHSNEEQGHADQIAERIVQLGGEPDFAPDGLTSRSHAEYVAGTSLTDMIKEDLVAERIAIDSYREIIQFLGERDPTSRRLMESILAVEEEHADEMADLLSRQGG; from the coding sequence ATGAACGACAAGCCTTTCCTCACAGACGTCAAGACCCTGCGCGAGCGTGCCCGCCAGCATATCGACGAAGGGGCGGTCACCGCGGGCTATGCGGCCGACCGCGACACCGTGCTGAAGTTGCTGAACGACGCGCTGGCTACCGAACTGGTCTGCGTGTTGCGCTACCGGCGCCACTACTTCATGGCCAAAGGGCCGAACTCGAAGAGCGTGGCCGATGAATTCCTGGCGCATTCGAATGAAGAGCAGGGCCATGCCGACCAGATTGCCGAGCGCATCGTGCAACTGGGCGGCGAGCCTGACTTTGCCCCGGACGGCCTGACCAGCCGCTCGCACGCGGAGTATGTGGCCGGCACCTCGCTGACCGACATGATCAAGGAAGACCTGGTGGCCGAGCGTATTGCCATCGACAGCTACCGGGAGATCATCCAGTTTTTGGGCGAGCGCGACCCGACGTCGCGCCGGCTGATGGAATCGATCCTGGCTGTGGAAGAAGAGCATGCCGACGAGATGGCCGACCTGCTGAGCCGGCAAGGCGGCTGA
- the ssuD gene encoding FMNH2-dependent alkanesulfonate monooxygenase: MQVFWFIPTHGDSRYLGTSEGARAVGFDYLRQVAVAADTLGYEGVLIPTGRSCEDPWVVASALAAVTQRLKFLVAVRPGLMAPTLAARMAATFDRISNGRLLINLVTGGDRAELEGDGLFLDHAARYEASAEFLRIWRQVLAASHDGDKVDYDGKHLSVKGATVLYPPLQRPHPPVYFGGSSAPAHALAGEQVDTYLTWGEPPAAVAQKLDDVRRHAARHGRTVKFGIRLHVIVRETDAAAWAAAEDLISRLDDDTVARAQAVFANMDSEGQRRMAALHAGGTRRTREALEISPNLWAGVGLVRGGAGTALVGDPATVAERLREYAALGIDTFVLSGYPHLEEAYRFAELVFPLLPRAVRAKFDNLPGKVLSGPFGEVMATGIVPRAAQS; encoded by the coding sequence ATGCAAGTTTTCTGGTTTATCCCCACCCATGGCGACAGCCGCTACCTGGGTACTTCCGAAGGCGCGCGCGCGGTCGGTTTCGACTACCTCAGGCAGGTCGCCGTGGCCGCCGACACGCTCGGCTATGAAGGCGTGCTGATCCCGACCGGACGCTCGTGCGAAGACCCGTGGGTGGTCGCCTCGGCGCTGGCCGCGGTCACGCAGCGCCTGAAATTCCTCGTCGCCGTACGCCCGGGCCTGATGGCCCCGACCCTGGCCGCGCGCATGGCCGCGACCTTCGACCGTATCTCGAACGGCCGCCTGCTGATCAACCTCGTGACCGGTGGCGATCGCGCCGAGCTGGAGGGCGACGGCCTGTTCCTCGACCACGCCGCGCGTTACGAGGCCTCGGCCGAATTCCTGCGGATCTGGCGCCAGGTGCTGGCGGCCAGCCACGACGGCGACAAGGTCGATTACGACGGCAAGCACCTGAGCGTGAAGGGCGCGACCGTGCTCTACCCGCCGCTGCAGCGGCCGCATCCGCCGGTGTACTTTGGCGGTTCGTCGGCGCCGGCGCATGCGCTGGCCGGCGAGCAGGTCGATACCTACCTGACCTGGGGCGAGCCGCCGGCGGCGGTGGCGCAGAAGCTGGATGACGTGCGCCGCCACGCGGCGCGCCATGGCCGCACGGTGAAGTTCGGCATCCGGCTGCATGTGATCGTGCGCGAGACCGATGCCGCCGCCTGGGCAGCGGCCGAGGACCTGATCAGCCGGCTCGACGACGACACCGTGGCACGCGCGCAGGCTGTGTTCGCCAACATGGATTCCGAAGGCCAGCGCCGCATGGCCGCGCTGCATGCGGGCGGCACGCGCCGCACGCGCGAAGCGCTGGAGATCAGCCCCAACCTGTGGGCTGGCGTCGGCCTGGTGCGGGGCGGCGCCGGCACCGCGCTGGTGGGCGACCCGGCCACCGTGGCCGAGCGCCTGCGCGAATACGCCGCGCTTGGCATCGACACCTTCGTGCTGTCCGGCTATCCGCACCTCGAAGAAGCCTACCGCTTTGCCGAACTGGTATTCCCGCTGCTGCCGCGCGCAGTGCGCGCGAAGTTCGACAACCTGCCGGGCAAGGTGCTGTCCGGGCCGTTCGGTGAAGTCATGGCGACGGGCATCGTGCCCCGCGCCGCGCAAAGCTGA
- a CDS encoding TenA family transcriptional regulator, translating to MIKRENFKEELRHVLNSNLTLGHPIFAEIFDPLKPNLPLLKATALQGYQLTKNFLHYVEHLFFYCPIPKFKRALLINMYEEETGRLSRSDNHVALMQDFLRAIGIGDVERDAERPLPATSALINYRLDAVHDPAKYHIGAAAVMIASEGQNLETKAGEARHELFGKVYGLTDHDLRFFSVHQAEDVGHVEQGLNLVSELCTTARMQEEALFAVDHTCKLFYGMYENIYSANCQKAPGMTARGSGR from the coding sequence ATGATTAAGAGAGAGAATTTTAAGGAAGAGCTTCGTCACGTCCTGAACAGCAATCTGACTCTTGGTCACCCCATCTTCGCGGAAATCTTTGATCCGCTGAAGCCAAACCTGCCCCTGCTAAAGGCCACGGCGCTTCAGGGATATCAGTTGACCAAGAACTTCCTGCATTACGTTGAGCATCTCTTCTTCTATTGCCCGATCCCAAAATTCAAGCGTGCGCTCTTGATCAATATGTATGAGGAGGAAACAGGGCGCCTCTCCAGAAGCGACAATCATGTTGCCCTCATGCAGGACTTCTTGCGCGCGATTGGTATCGGCGATGTCGAGCGTGATGCCGAGCGTCCCTTGCCCGCTACCAGTGCGCTGATCAACTACCGGCTCGACGCAGTGCACGATCCTGCGAAGTACCACATCGGTGCAGCGGCGGTCATGATTGCGAGCGAGGGACAGAATCTCGAAACGAAAGCGGGGGAGGCCCGTCATGAACTATTCGGCAAAGTGTATGGCCTCACGGATCACGACCTGCGGTTCTTCTCTGTCCATCAAGCTGAGGATGTCGGGCATGTCGAGCAGGGTCTGAACCTAGTCTCCGAGTTATGCACGACAGCCAGGATGCAGGAAGAGGCGCTGTTTGCCGTTGACCATACGTGTAAGCTGTTCTACGGCATGTATGAAAACATTTACTCGGCGAATTGCCAGAAGGCGCCGGGCATGACGGCTCGCGGGAGTGGACGCTAA